The sequence ACTGTGGCATCGAATGAGAAACATCGGGATGCCTACGATGCTTTATGACAATCCTCTTGATCCCATTCTTTCATGCCTCTTTGTATCCGTATCGTTCTAGTATCCGATTGAGCAGAGATTCTGCCCAATCTCCACAGTATCGGGTATCTGATCCTCGATCTCTCCTTTCGTTCCGATCGTGTATTCCCATACCGGCCATCCAAGGTCAACGCGTTTTTTGTCGAGCATCCGCAAAATATCTTCCGAAGTCCGGTAAGGGTCAGGGTCCCAGTTCATCCCGGCGCCAACCATCGTGCGCAGACGGTTACCGACATAATCCATGAACCGGTCGGAAGCAATAGTGTTATCCTGTACACAGGAATAGGTTTCGATTCCCTGCAGCACAAAAGAGTACCGCGCTCCCATGGTTTTTTCCGCCGCGGGGTCGGCGGCAACCATGGCGAGCGGCATGGAGGGATTGGGGACACCTGCTGCGTTGGCCGTAAAAGCCATGATCTGCCCGGCCCGTGTACTGTCGGTGCAGGCCCCGACATGCAGTACCGGCGGGATATCCTTTGCCTCGACAACCTCGCGCAGCCTCTCACCGCAGAGCTTCGACGCATCGGAGTGGGCGAGACCCGCAAAGAGCAGACCCATGCCTGAACAACCGTGACAGGTAACCAGCACATCGTTCCTGATAAGCTGCTTGGCAATGATAATCTGGTTGCGCTCGAACACGGCGCCGCGAATGTTGCCGCAGGAACCGAAGTTGACGATTCCGCGAATCTTCCCGGATTTCACCAGTTCGGCAAGCCCGTGAATCTTCCTGTCCGAAGCGGAACCGTTGAAAAGCTTCATCACCTCTTCGACGCCAAACCCCATTTCGACCTTTGCCCTTACTTTCGGCACATACACCCTTTTCGGGTCACGGTTTTGGTAATTGCCGATCGCGACATCAAGGATCTCTTCGGCAAGGTCGTAGAGCTTGTCGAGGTTTTTCAGGTAATAATCGAGTTCAATGACAATAGCCCCCTCTTTTCTGCCGGAAGGAGAAGTGGTAATAACTTTTGTATGAAACTGCCGTGCAACCGGCATCATGCCCGGCAAAACATCCTGCTGGTCGACGACGATCGCCTCGAACGCCCCGGTCGCAACCGCCATTTCGGCCGAAGAGGCCATTGCAACGAGGGGTATACCGAGGTCACGTTCGATGAACTCACCGCCGGTACAGCACATGCCGTAAAGCCTGATATCCTTTGCCCCGGCTTTCTTTACCTTTTCCATGATCCTCGGCGTGCCGACGATATCGCAGATGGCGAAAGCCACCATCGGGGCATGACCGTTGATGCCGATGTTGATACAGTCTTCGCTTACAATGCTGCCGAGGTTGACGTTGATTGTGGACCGCTTCGGAATGCCGTATACGATATCGGTTGCAAGCGAGGTCGATACCACTGTCGTGATCGAATAGGCAAGAACCGTCCTGAGAAACGCCTGCATGTGGCTCTCGAAGTCGGAGTCGGTGCCATGGCTTGTCAGGTTGTTGGTTTCAAAGCATTCGTGGTAGGCGCTTATGGGAATTATATCGAGTTTCTCCCAGGTTTCAACACGTTCTTTCGGCGCAAGCGCCTTGAGCGTTTCGTGCTCTTTGGGGAGCGCACGCTGCAGATCGTCAATAAACCTGTCGGCTATTTCTCCACAGATTTTTTCTATTGCCTTTCCTTCGGTTTCGATACCTAAAAGCTTCGCCACCGCGAACCCTTTTTCCCTGGACTTCAAGGGAATCGGAGCGATACCTTCAGCTGCAGCCTTGAGCGAAATAAAAACCTCACGGGCATGAGCACCATGCGCAGACAATCCAGCTGCAAGACGTCGCAACGCATTTCCAGCCACGACAAGGTCAACATCCTTACCACAGACGGTAAGGGGAGTCTTCTCCGTGACCCTGCATGGACCATAGGAACAAAAGGCGCAGCATGCTCCCGTGAGGCCGTAACCGCACTGCGGATGCTGTTGGGCAAACCGGTCAAAGGTACTGCATATATCATGCTTGCCCATAAAATCAACCATTTCGGCTACCGCCTTGTTGGCGGTGTGCTTGACCATCTCTTCCTTGCTGTAGTTGAGACGATGCACCAGCTTGATCCGGTCTTTCAGAGGCATTCCGGGAGTATAATCAGGCGCCATTCTCGAACCGGTCAGCTCATCCTCATAAGTATACTTTTTCTTATCCGCCATAAATCGATCTCCTTTACTGATTGATATTCACCGGTACCTCATTCTCCAAACGTTCTGATATAGTCTATCACGTCGATGATCTCCTTTTCGGTAAGTGTATTCCCCCAGGCAGGCATATAGCTGCGAATTCCTGTCGATTCGGGGGGAAAACCCTGCTCGACAACATTGAACAGTCCGGCAGCACTGTACTCTGCAAGCGTTTCCGGTGAGAGCGGACGGACGCTGATGTTCATCATTTTCGACACGCGCCCGTCACCCCTGCCTGATGTTCCGTGGCACATGACACAGGAGTTGTTATAAATTTCCTCACCGCTGTATCCTTGATCTTCGGCTGCATCTATTCTTCCATCCCGATTCACCAGGCGTATAAAAGCAATGGCATTCTGTATCTGTTCAGGCGTCAACTGAAAACCGAACGGCTTCATATGCATTGACTTTCCGTGCGCAAGGCCACCCTTGCTTATGAAATCATAAAGTTCCTCATCCGTCTTGCCGCCGAAATAGGTGCTGTCGGAAAAGTCGGCCGGAGGTGAAGACAGTTTCTCTGCGTAAGGCCCGTTGCCTTTGCCGCTCTGCCCGTGGCAGACGAAACAGTAGCCGAGATAAAGCTTCAATCCCTGCAGTTCGTCCGGCTCTTTTGATACCGATGAGGATTTCGAGATGTCTACTGCTGATACCGCAGTCTTCTCTCCCTCCGTTTCACACGAAATGATCAGCGGCAGCATCGCCATGAAAAATAATGCCTTGAGAACGGTCTGTCCCTTCATGATGATCGCAGTTAAAATTTCATTTTTAGCTATATGATGAGATCGAGCTCCTCATCTTTCAGCGAGGAATAGAGGGCGATGATCTCATCGCGCATGTCATTGAACTCCTTGTCGGTCCTGCTCATGCACTCGTGACGAGGTCTCGGAAGATGATTATCGAGCATTTTCTTTACTCTTCCCGGATTGATATCCATAACACAGATACGGTCTGAAAGAAAAATCGCTTCATCCACATCATGGGTTACAAACATGATGGTCGTACCGGTTTTCTTCCATACCTTCAGAATCTGAATCTGCATCTCCTCCTTGGTCAGCGCATCGAGCGCCTCGAAGGGCTCGTCCATAAGAAGAATCCTGGGTTTGTTGGCCAAAGCTCTTGCTATGGCGACCCTCTGACGCATACCCACCGAAATCTCGTGCACTTTCTGGTTTTCCGTTCCTGCAAGACCAACGGTTGCAAGCTGCTCCATAGCGATTGAACGACGCTCCTTCTTGTCAATTCCTTTCAACTCGAGACCTATCTCGACATTTTCGATAACGCTTCTCCATGGCAAAAGCGCATACTCCTGAAAGACCATCCCTTTATGTGGGCCTGGCCCATGTTCCTCCCTGCCATCCAAAATCACAGAGCCTGTTGTCTGCTCGATAAGCCCGGCAACGATCTGCAAGGTTACCGATTTGCCGCAACCTGTCGGGCCGAGAACACAGATAAACTCTCCCTCGTCAACCGTCAGTTCGACATCCTTGAGAACAAGAACATCGTCACCGTCCTTATTGAAAACCTTTGAAACGTTCTGCAGCTCGAGAAGCGCATTCCGTTTCCTGCCGTTGCTTTCCATAAACACTACTCCCGGTATTTAGATTTTCAGGTTTTCTCATGACTCACGCACCGTAATCACAGACTGACTTGCCGGCCCCGGCTTTAACCTCGTTCATCACCTTCTCGCGCAGTTCGATAAAACGGTGATGAAATTCAGGCTCGAGCGCCGCCTTGCCGAATCTTGGCCGCGGTAAATCGTTTGTAAAGATTTTCGATATCCTCCCTTCACTGTTCATCACCGCAATCCTGTCACTGAGTTTAACCGCCTCATCGAGCTCCGAGGTCACAAAGATGATCGTGTTGTGCTCGTGCTCCCATATCCTGGTGATCTCGGTATGCATGGTCAATTTTGTTTTTGAATCGAGCGCATTGAAGGGACCGTCCATCAGCAGAATCTTCGGTTTCGTTACAAGAATCATGGCAAGTGAAGCCCTTCGTTTCATACCGCCGGACATTTCAACCGGAAACTTTCCGGTTGCATAGGAGAGTCCGACCATATCGATATACTCCATCGCGAGTTCCCTGTTTTCCGCACGTTTTCCGTACTGAAACTCAAGACCGAGCTCGACGTTCTGCAGAACCGTCCGCCATGGAAGCAGGGCATATTCCTGGAAAATCATCCCCCTGTCCGAACCCGGCCCGTTGACGGGCTCACCATCAAGCAGCACCTCTCCTTTTTCAGGCTTTTCAAAGCCTGCGATGAGCTTGAGCAAGGTTGACTTCCCGCTGCCTGTCGGACCAACGATGACCAGAAACTCGTTTTTGGCAATATCCAGATCACATCCGCTGACCGCCTCTATCCACTGACTGTTTTTCTGATACTCCTTGGTTACCCCTTTAAGCGAAATAAGCGCTTCCGATACCTGTTCCTGGCCTCTGTCATTGTTGTTACCAGCCATACAACACTCCTCTTGTTCAGATTTTCCAGGCAAACTTGCTGATCAGCCAACGATTGGCCGAATCCAGCAGATACCCGATTAAACCGATAATGAATATTGTTGCCATCAACTGATCATAACGGAAACGGTCCCTGGTATCAAGGATGAAGTAACCGAGTCCGTCGGGAACACCGAGCATTTCCGCCGGAACGAGAATGATCCAGCTCACACCTACGGCGAGCCTTAATCCTGTCAGCATGTCGGGAATTGCGGCAGGAATGATGATTTTTGTCAGAATCCCCTTGTCACCTGCCCCCATGGTTTTGGCCATGTTCAGCCAGAGCGGACTGACCCTGCCCGCACCATGGACGGTATTGAGAATGAGAGGCCAGATAGCCACTAGCCAGAGCAAAAACGTCACCGAGACATCGCCGACACCGAAGATGATGATTGCAATAGGCATCCATGCCAGTGGCGAGATCATGCGCATGAACTGAAACGGGACATAGGTAAGCTGTTCGAGCCGCTTGAAATAACCAACAAGCACACCGACCGGAAGCGCAAAAATAATAGCCATGACAAGGCTGACCAGCACCCTTCGCAAACTCGGTACTGCGTGATGAACAATATCACCGTCTTTTGCCATCTCAATCAGTGCAAGAAAAGCAGAGAAAGGCGAAAAAGCCTCACTGAAATCATCGCCGAAGAGCTTCAGCATACTTGCCGCCTGCCAAATAAGCAGAAACAGGAACACGCCCAGCACATAGAAACTCCTGTCGGCAAGAAATGCCTGTGTGCCG comes from Prosthecochloris marina and encodes:
- a CDS encoding ABC transporter ATP-binding protein; translated protein: MAGNNNDRGQEQVSEALISLKGVTKEYQKNSQWIEAVSGCDLDIAKNEFLVIVGPTGSGKSTLLKLIAGFEKPEKGEVLLDGEPVNGPGSDRGMIFQEYALLPWRTVLQNVELGLEFQYGKRAENRELAMEYIDMVGLSYATGKFPVEMSGGMKRRASLAMILVTKPKILLMDGPFNALDSKTKLTMHTEITRIWEHEHNTIIFVTSELDEAVKLSDRIAVMNSEGRISKIFTNDLPRPRFGKAALEPEFHHRFIELREKVMNEVKAGAGKSVCDYGA
- a CDS encoding carbon monoxide dehydrogenase — translated: MADKKKYTYEDELTGSRMAPDYTPGMPLKDRIKLVHRLNYSKEEMVKHTANKAVAEMVDFMGKHDICSTFDRFAQQHPQCGYGLTGACCAFCSYGPCRVTEKTPLTVCGKDVDLVVAGNALRRLAAGLSAHGAHAREVFISLKAAAEGIAPIPLKSREKGFAVAKLLGIETEGKAIEKICGEIADRFIDDLQRALPKEHETLKALAPKERVETWEKLDIIPISAYHECFETNNLTSHGTDSDFESHMQAFLRTVLAYSITTVVSTSLATDIVYGIPKRSTINVNLGSIVSEDCINIGINGHAPMVAFAICDIVGTPRIMEKVKKAGAKDIRLYGMCCTGGEFIERDLGIPLVAMASSAEMAVATGAFEAIVVDQQDVLPGMMPVARQFHTKVITTSPSGRKEGAIVIELDYYLKNLDKLYDLAEEILDVAIGNYQNRDPKRVYVPKVRAKVEMGFGVEEVMKLFNGSASDRKIHGLAELVKSGKIRGIVNFGSCGNIRGAVFERNQIIIAKQLIRNDVLVTCHGCSGMGLLFAGLAHSDASKLCGERLREVVEAKDIPPVLHVGACTDSTRAGQIMAFTANAAGVPNPSMPLAMVAADPAAEKTMGARYSFVLQGIETYSCVQDNTIASDRFMDYVGNRLRTMVGAGMNWDPDPYRTSEDILRMLDKKRVDLGWPVWEYTIGTKGEIEDQIPDTVEIGQNLCSIGY
- a CDS encoding ABC transporter permease — translated: MAKKQQSRNGGTQAFLADRSFYVLGVFLFLLIWQAASMLKLFGDDFSEAFSPFSAFLALIEMAKDGDIVHHAVPSLRRVLVSLVMAIIFALPVGVLVGYFKRLEQLTYVPFQFMRMISPLAWMPIAIIIFGVGDVSVTFLLWLVAIWPLILNTVHGAGRVSPLWLNMAKTMGAGDKGILTKIIIPAAIPDMLTGLRLAVGVSWIILVPAEMLGVPDGLGYFILDTRDRFRYDQLMATIFIIGLIGYLLDSANRWLISKFAWKI
- a CDS encoding cytochrome c — encoded protein: MKGQTVLKALFFMAMLPLIISCETEGEKTAVSAVDISKSSSVSKEPDELQGLKLYLGYCFVCHGQSGKGNGPYAEKLSSPPADFSDSTYFGGKTDEELYDFISKGGLAHGKSMHMKPFGFQLTPEQIQNAIAFIRLVNRDGRIDAAEDQGYSGEEIYNNSCVMCHGTSGRGDGRVSKMMNISVRPLSPETLAEYSAAGLFNVVEQGFPPESTGIRSYMPAWGNTLTEKEIIDVIDYIRTFGE
- a CDS encoding ABC transporter ATP-binding protein, with translation MESNGRKRNALLELQNVSKVFNKDGDDVLVLKDVELTVDEGEFICVLGPTGCGKSVTLQIVAGLIEQTTGSVILDGREEHGPGPHKGMVFQEYALLPWRSVIENVEIGLELKGIDKKERRSIAMEQLATVGLAGTENQKVHEISVGMRQRVAIARALANKPRILLMDEPFEALDALTKEEMQIQILKVWKKTGTTIMFVTHDVDEAIFLSDRICVMDINPGRVKKMLDNHLPRPRHECMSRTDKEFNDMRDEIIALYSSLKDEELDLII